Proteins co-encoded in one Sinobacterium norvegicum genomic window:
- the xdhB gene encoding xanthine dehydrogenase molybdopterin binding subunit, giving the protein MRSMPNSHNKTDQALGHTGSSRKHESAHKHVTGEAIYVDDIPEPAGMLFAYCGFSPKARGKITKLNLSAVSQCEGVVAVMTADDVPGHLDIGAVFPGEPLLANGEVEFLGQPIFVVAATSYNAARKAARKAEIDIDAEPAIITVNQALDAESFVRPQHTQQRGDASSALSRSAHIVEGEQYIGGQEHFYLEGQVALAIPAEDRGMMVYSSSQHPTEVQKLVAEVLHIPMSQVTVDMRRMGGGFGGKETQAAQWACIAAIVADKTNKPVKIRLARADDMSSTGKRHPFYNQFKIGINEEGLIEGADITVNGECGFAADLSDAIVDRAMFHSDNAYYLGNAKITGNRCKTNTVSHTAYRGFGGPKGVILAERMLDDIARKVGKDPLDVRKLNLYNDEGDRNVTHYHQTVEHNILPELIEQLEDSSDYRARRAAITEFNKTSPIMKKGLALTPVKFGISFTVQHLNQAGALIHVYTDGSVQVNHGGTEMGQGLHTKVGQIVAQEFGIDISDILVTATRTDKVPNTSPTAASSGTDLNGKAAQNAAKIIKQRLVDFAVEHFGLATSAIEFSQGRIKLGAEQMTFAELCQLAYMNRVSLSSTGYYKTPKIHYDRNTASGRPFFYFAMGASCSEVLVDTLTGEYQLSRVDILHDVGTSLNPAIDVGQIEGAFAQGLGWVTTEELVWNNEGRLTTNSGATYKIPAVNDLPADFNVELFTRANPEDTIYNSKAVGEPPFMHGISVWCAIRDAVSSLSNYTVSPVIHTPATPEKVLWAVKELRQQVEKQG; this is encoded by the coding sequence ATGCGTAGTATGCCTAACAGCCACAATAAAACCGATCAGGCACTTGGCCACACCGGCAGCTCTCGCAAACACGAAAGCGCCCATAAACACGTGACTGGCGAAGCCATCTATGTCGATGATATTCCTGAGCCCGCCGGGATGCTTTTCGCCTACTGCGGTTTCAGCCCTAAAGCACGCGGCAAAATTACCAAACTCAACTTATCCGCGGTCAGCCAGTGCGAAGGTGTTGTCGCCGTCATGACCGCCGACGATGTACCCGGTCACCTCGATATCGGTGCCGTCTTCCCCGGCGAGCCACTGCTTGCCAACGGTGAAGTCGAGTTCTTAGGTCAGCCAATTTTTGTCGTTGCCGCCACCAGCTACAATGCCGCGCGCAAAGCAGCGCGCAAAGCCGAGATCGACATCGACGCTGAACCGGCGATTATTACCGTCAATCAAGCCTTGGATGCTGAGAGCTTTGTCCGCCCACAACACACCCAACAACGGGGTGATGCCAGCAGCGCCCTCAGTCGCAGCGCGCACATCGTTGAAGGTGAGCAGTATATTGGCGGTCAGGAACACTTCTATCTTGAAGGTCAGGTCGCTCTAGCAATCCCAGCAGAAGACCGCGGCATGATGGTCTACTCCTCCAGCCAGCACCCCACCGAAGTACAAAAGCTGGTGGCCGAGGTACTGCACATTCCGATGAGTCAGGTAACCGTTGACATGCGCCGCATGGGCGGTGGCTTCGGCGGCAAGGAAACCCAAGCCGCACAGTGGGCCTGTATCGCCGCCATTGTTGCCGACAAGACCAACAAGCCGGTCAAGATTCGTCTGGCCCGCGCCGATGACATGAGCTCGACCGGTAAGCGCCACCCGTTTTATAACCAATTCAAAATTGGCATCAACGAAGAAGGATTAATTGAGGGTGCCGACATTACCGTCAACGGTGAGTGCGGCTTCGCCGCTGACTTATCCGATGCCATCGTCGACCGAGCAATGTTCCACAGCGATAACGCCTACTATCTCGGCAACGCCAAGATCACCGGCAACCGCTGTAAGACCAATACGGTTTCGCACACCGCATACCGCGGCTTCGGTGGCCCTAAGGGCGTTATTTTAGCCGAACGTATGCTCGACGACATTGCCCGCAAAGTGGGTAAAGACCCCCTCGATGTGCGCAAGCTCAACCTTTATAACGATGAGGGCGACCGCAATGTCACCCACTACCATCAAACCGTTGAACATAACATTCTGCCCGAGTTAATCGAGCAATTAGAAGACAGCAGTGATTACCGCGCCCGCCGCGCCGCGATTACCGAGTTCAACAAGACCTCGCCTATTATGAAGAAGGGCTTGGCACTGACACCGGTTAAGTTCGGTATTTCGTTTACCGTACAGCACCTCAACCAGGCCGGCGCACTGATCCATGTCTATACCGATGGTTCTGTGCAGGTCAACCACGGCGGCACCGAAATGGGCCAGGGGTTACACACCAAGGTTGGCCAAATCGTGGCACAGGAATTTGGCATCGATATCAGCGATATCCTCGTCACCGCCACCCGAACCGACAAGGTGCCAAACACCTCGCCGACAGCCGCCTCATCGGGCACTGATCTGAACGGCAAGGCCGCTCAGAACGCCGCCAAGATTATCAAACAGCGTCTGGTCGATTTCGCCGTCGAACACTTTGGTCTGGCCACCTCCGCCATCGAATTCAGCCAGGGCCGGATTAAACTGGGCGCCGAGCAGATGACCTTTGCAGAACTGTGTCAGCTTGCCTATATGAACCGCGTATCATTATCATCGACCGGCTATTACAAAACGCCGAAGATTCACTACGATCGCAACACCGCTTCCGGACGCCCATTCTTCTACTTTGCCATGGGCGCCAGTTGCTCGGAAGTCTTGGTCGACACCTTAACCGGTGAATACCAGCTTAGCCGTGTCGATATCCTGCACGATGTCGGCACTTCGCTGAACCCGGCCATCGATGTTGGCCAAATTGAAGGCGCCTTTGCTCAGGGACTCGGCTGGGTGACCACCGAAGAGCTGGTGTGGAACAACGAGGGGCGACTAACGACCAACAGCGGTGCCACATACAAAATCCCTGCGGTCAACGATTTGCCCGCCGACTTCAATGTCGAGCTGTTCACCCGCGCCAACCCTGAAGACACAATTTACAATTCAAAGGCTGTTGGTGAGCCGCCGTTTATGCACGGCATCTCCGTGTGGTGCGCCATCCGCGACGCAGTCAGCTCACTGAGCAACTATACGGTCAGCCCGGTTATCCACACCCCGGCAACACCAGAAAAAGTGTTATGGGCGGTAAAAGAATTGCGTCAACAAGTTGAAAAACAGGGCTGA
- the xdhC gene encoding xanthine dehydrogenase accessory protein XdhC: MMNWSQACSELQQRGEAYVLVTVIGVRGSTPRNSGTKMVVTAEQLFGTIGGGHLEYKALAKAQALIAGNDSDQHIEHFALGPSLGQCCGGSATLMFECFARSGIDIAVFGAGHIGKVLVPILAGLNARVHWIDNRENEFPAAIPAAVNAIVSDHPVDEIDDLPAGCYYLILTHNHQLDFDLTAAVIKRGDASYLGVIGSNTKALRFQKRLQQRHFSAEQIASMTCPMGNLDVPGKLPMEVAVSVSAEIISHYHQQLPAQSTQQGMSWRNIKTLLQVEQGHSIRLVDSVPAEQGIKDQYIAENFTHSVTSYDTNSEPTSDKQE, encoded by the coding sequence ATGATGAATTGGTCGCAGGCATGTAGTGAATTACAACAGCGCGGTGAAGCCTATGTACTGGTTACCGTAATAGGCGTGCGCGGCTCAACACCGCGTAACAGTGGCACCAAAATGGTCGTCACCGCCGAGCAGTTGTTTGGCACTATCGGCGGCGGCCACCTCGAGTATAAGGCGCTGGCCAAGGCACAGGCTTTGATTGCCGGCAATGACAGCGACCAACACATCGAGCACTTCGCCCTCGGCCCCAGCCTGGGACAATGTTGCGGCGGCAGCGCAACGCTGATGTTTGAATGCTTCGCCCGCAGCGGCATCGACATTGCCGTCTTCGGCGCCGGCCACATTGGTAAAGTGTTAGTGCCTATTCTCGCCGGTCTCAATGCCAGAGTGCACTGGATTGACAACCGCGAAAACGAGTTCCCTGCAGCCATACCTGCCGCGGTTAACGCCATTGTCAGCGACCACCCAGTCGACGAGATCGATGACCTGCCCGCCGGCTGTTACTATCTCATTCTAACCCATAACCACCAGTTAGATTTCGACCTCACTGCTGCAGTGATCAAGCGCGGCGACGCCTCTTATCTAGGTGTTATCGGCTCTAACACAAAAGCACTGCGCTTTCAGAAACGGTTACAACAGCGTCATTTCAGTGCCGAACAAATTGCCTCGATGACCTGCCCCATGGGCAATCTCGATGTGCCTGGCAAGCTGCCTATGGAAGTCGCTGTTTCGGTCAGTGCCGAGATCATCAGCCACTATCATCAACAGCTACCGGCCCAATCTACACAGCAGGGTATGAGCTGGCGCAATATCAAAACCTTACTGCAGGTAGAACAGGGGCATTCGATCAGACTGGTCGATTCAGTACCGGCAGAACAGGGAATAAAGGATCAATATATTGCCGAAAATTTCACTCATTCCGTAACGAGTTACGATACTAACTCCGAACCCACTTCAGATAAGCAAGAGTAA
- a CDS encoding outer membrane protein OmpK: MGLKKLAMSAAVAAASISGAAQAEMFWSDNSISYLQGSSYKLPLSADDNKSEESRYVLTIEHASGHSWGDVFFFMDRSQSLDGTEESEIYSEVGARLTSGLVFDEKLSFGPVTDVLLAGQLEMGSASNNINGAGGTVNNQLLGLGFDFNVPGFDFVQVNTYYRFNGDTAYNEYGNDGSLKRQDVDNNFQITPVWATSFNLGPARFVWDGFADITSNADVDNFKEQKGFVHVQTQLKWDAGKTLYGKEKSLYVGVEYEYWNNKFGIEDGSDTNFFPGDTGKWDTAESNVQFLVKYHL, from the coding sequence ATGGGCCTTAAAAAATTGGCTATGAGTGCCGCTGTTGCAGCTGCCTCTATCAGCGGTGCCGCTCAGGCGGAGATGTTCTGGAGCGATAACTCAATCAGCTATCTACAGGGTAGCAGCTACAAATTGCCGCTGAGTGCAGATGATAATAAATCAGAAGAAAGCCGCTATGTGCTGACTATTGAACATGCTTCTGGCCACAGCTGGGGTGATGTCTTCTTCTTCATGGATCGCAGCCAGTCTTTAGACGGTACCGAAGAATCTGAAATTTACTCTGAAGTTGGCGCACGTCTAACCTCAGGTCTTGTTTTCGACGAGAAGCTGTCTTTCGGTCCAGTCACCGATGTACTACTTGCCGGTCAGTTGGAAATGGGTTCTGCTTCCAACAACATTAATGGTGCTGGCGGTACCGTTAATAATCAGTTGTTAGGTTTGGGTTTTGATTTTAATGTTCCAGGCTTTGACTTCGTCCAAGTGAACACCTATTACCGTTTCAATGGCGATACCGCCTATAACGAATACGGCAACGATGGCTCTCTAAAGCGCCAAGATGTTGATAATAACTTCCAGATTACGCCAGTGTGGGCAACCTCATTTAATCTTGGTCCAGCACGCTTTGTTTGGGACGGCTTTGCCGATATCACCAGTAATGCCGATGTTGATAACTTTAAAGAGCAGAAAGGCTTTGTTCACGTTCAGACTCAGTTGAAGTGGGATGCCGGTAAGACACTTTATGGCAAAGAGAAGTCTCTCTATGTCGGTGTTGAATACGAATACTGGAACAACAAGTTCGGTATCGAAGACGGTTCTGATACTAACTTCTTCCCTGGTGATACAGGCAAGTGGGATACCGCTGAATCAAACGTTCAATTCCTCGTTAAGTACCACCTGTAA
- a CDS encoding TetR/AcrR family transcriptional regulator — MVVVSGDEQLEQKKYKRGLIRQENERIILTAAAEEFVLNGFRGTSMNAISERSGLPKANLHYYFSSKLGLYGAVLREVLELWDATFNELTADDDPAQSLSRYVRGKVMFSRDNPLASRLFAIELISGGEHLSEYFGEDYRLWFAGRAQVFKAWIDAGKMDAVDPNHLIFMIWASTQHYADFSSQVTHALGVENGLDDEEFERAADTLCHIILKGCGISSGVIGQSE; from the coding sequence ATGGTTGTTGTTAGTGGGGATGAACAGTTGGAACAAAAAAAATATAAACGCGGATTGATTCGGCAGGAGAACGAGCGAATTATCTTAACCGCGGCCGCCGAAGAATTTGTGCTCAATGGCTTTCGTGGCACCAGCATGAATGCGATCTCTGAGCGCTCCGGTCTACCGAAGGCGAACTTACATTATTATTTTAGCAGCAAGTTGGGTTTGTACGGGGCAGTGCTTCGAGAGGTTCTGGAGCTGTGGGATGCGACATTTAACGAATTGACCGCCGACGATGACCCGGCGCAATCGCTGTCGAGATATGTGCGCGGCAAGGTGATGTTCTCCCGCGACAACCCGTTGGCCTCGCGCCTTTTTGCCATCGAATTAATCAGCGGTGGCGAACATCTCAGTGAATATTTTGGTGAGGATTACCGTCTGTGGTTTGCCGGCAGAGCGCAGGTGTTTAAGGCGTGGATCGATGCTGGGAAAATGGATGCTGTCGACCCCAATCATCTTATTTTTATGATCTGGGCGTCGACCCAGCACTATGCTGACTTTAGCTCTCAGGTGACCCACGCGCTGGGGGTTGAGAACGGCTTGGACGATGAGGAGTTTGAGCGAGCAGCAGACACGCTGTGCCATATTATTCTCAAGGGCTGTGGTATATCGTCCGGCGTCATTGGTCAGAGTGAATGA
- the alc gene encoding allantoicase, with protein sequence MSAVKEKNRFEQQYTDLLNERCGGQAIACSDEFFAEKENMVKTAEPIFQEGVFTDRGQIMDGWESRRRRDGGYDWAILQLGLVGKIRGVNVNTTHFKGNAPGKITLEACNIEGQPNDNTEWTEIISMTDVNAHFENLIDVDSEESWSHVRLNIFPDGGVARLRVYGEPTVAWDNFLDGELVDLALAAHGGRAIACSDMFFSDMNNLLQTNRGVNMGDGWETKRRRGPGNDWVVVRLGHAGAIKTVEIDTNHFKGNFPDSIKLEATTAQSIDDNTEWSEIISQRAAQAHRQHFYRAELADTTTAFTHVRLSVYPDGGVSRLRINGVPSKEA encoded by the coding sequence ATGAGCGCAGTAAAAGAAAAAAATCGTTTCGAACAACAGTACACCGATCTGCTTAACGAGCGCTGTGGCGGCCAGGCAATCGCCTGCTCCGATGAGTTTTTTGCCGAAAAAGAAAACATGGTAAAAACCGCAGAGCCAATTTTCCAGGAAGGCGTGTTCACTGACCGTGGTCAAATCATGGACGGCTGGGAGTCACGTCGTCGCCGTGACGGTGGCTATGACTGGGCTATTTTACAGCTGGGCTTGGTCGGCAAAATCCGCGGCGTCAACGTCAACACCACACACTTCAAGGGTAACGCCCCCGGCAAGATCACATTGGAGGCCTGTAATATTGAAGGTCAGCCTAACGATAATACCGAGTGGACTGAAATCATTAGCATGACTGATGTTAATGCACACTTTGAGAACCTGATCGATGTCGACAGCGAAGAGAGCTGGAGCCATGTTCGCCTCAACATCTTCCCCGATGGCGGCGTCGCTCGCCTGCGTGTCTACGGCGAACCCACTGTTGCCTGGGATAACTTCCTCGACGGTGAGTTGGTCGACCTGGCCCTTGCCGCTCACGGTGGCCGTGCCATTGCCTGCTCTGATATGTTCTTCTCTGATATGAACAACCTGCTACAGACCAACCGTGGCGTGAACATGGGGGACGGCTGGGAAACCAAGCGTCGTCGCGGCCCCGGTAACGACTGGGTTGTTGTTCGCCTCGGCCATGCCGGTGCAATCAAGACCGTCGAAATCGATACCAACCACTTTAAGGGCAACTTCCCAGACAGCATCAAGTTGGAAGCCACCACCGCCCAGTCTATCGATGACAACACCGAGTGGAGCGAAATCATCAGCCAGCGCGCAGCCCAGGCTCACCGCCAACACTTTTACCGCGCCGAGCTTGCCGATACCACAACAGCCTTCACCCACGTTCGTTTGTCGGTTTACCCAGACGGCGGTGTCAGCCGTCTTCGCATCAACGGCGTACCCTCAAAGGAGGCGTAA
- a CDS encoding pyridoxal-phosphate-dependent aminotransferase family protein: MTNVFNPPARTLMGPGPSDVNPRILSALARPTIGHLDPQFVAMMDEVKSMLQYAFQTKNALTLPVSAPGSAGMEACFVNLLEPGDKAIVCQNGVFGGRMKENVERCGATAILVQDDWGKPVDPAKLAQALADNPDAKVVAFVHAETSTGVRSDAATLCKLAAENNCLSIVDAVTSVGGIEVAIDAWGADAVYSGTQKCLSCVPGISPVSFSERAIAAIKNRTTKVQSWFLDMELVMGYWGQNTQRAYHHTAPVNTLYALHESLLILEQEGLEAAWARHDLNHKALAAGLEAMGLSFVVDEEYRLPQLNVVTIPDGIDEAAIRQSLLQDYNLEIGAGLGPLAGKVWRIGLMGYACNQTNVLFCLASLEQVLREQGADIVAGSGQSAARAYYQSQQ; this comes from the coding sequence ATGACAAATGTATTTAATCCGCCGGCACGTACATTAATGGGCCCAGGTCCCTCCGATGTTAACCCTCGTATTCTCTCCGCTCTGGCGAGGCCGACGATTGGTCATCTAGACCCACAGTTTGTGGCGATGATGGATGAGGTGAAGTCGATGCTGCAATATGCCTTCCAAACCAAGAATGCCTTAACCCTGCCGGTATCGGCACCCGGCAGTGCCGGTATGGAAGCCTGTTTTGTTAACCTACTTGAGCCCGGTGACAAGGCGATTGTGTGTCAGAACGGCGTCTTCGGTGGCCGCATGAAGGAAAACGTTGAGCGCTGCGGAGCCACGGCGATCCTGGTGCAGGACGACTGGGGTAAGCCTGTTGATCCAGCTAAGTTGGCGCAGGCGTTGGCCGACAACCCCGATGCCAAAGTCGTGGCCTTTGTTCACGCTGAGACTTCTACCGGTGTGCGCAGCGATGCCGCCACCCTGTGTAAACTGGCAGCTGAGAACAACTGTTTGTCGATTGTTGATGCCGTGACCTCTGTCGGTGGTATCGAGGTTGCCATCGATGCTTGGGGAGCCGATGCAGTTTACTCGGGCACCCAAAAGTGTCTCAGTTGTGTGCCTGGCATTTCGCCAGTCAGTTTCAGTGAGCGCGCCATCGCCGCCATCAAAAATCGTACAACCAAGGTACAGAGCTGGTTTCTTGATATGGAGTTGGTCATGGGCTATTGGGGGCAGAACACCCAGCGTGCCTATCACCACACCGCACCGGTGAATACCCTGTATGCCTTGCATGAGTCGCTGTTAATTCTTGAACAGGAAGGGCTGGAAGCTGCCTGGGCCCGCCACGACCTCAACCACAAGGCTTTGGCCGCCGGTCTTGAGGCCATGGGTCTATCGTTTGTCGTCGACGAAGAATACCGTCTGCCGCAGTTAAATGTGGTGACCATTCCTGATGGTATCGACGAGGCGGCAATTCGTCAGTCGCTGTTACAGGATTACAACCTGGAGATCGGCGCAGGCCTCGGGCCTCTGGCTGGTAAAGTCTGGCGCATTGGCCTGATGGGTTATGCCTGTAACCAAACCAATGTGTTGTTCTGTCTGGCGTCGTTGGAGCAGGTGCTGCGTGAACAGGGTGCTGATATTGTTGCTGGCTCAGGTCAATCTGCTGCCCGCGCCTATTATCAGTCACAGCAATAA
- the uraD gene encoding 2-oxo-4-hydroxy-4-carboxy-5-ureidoimidazoline decarboxylase, with protein MAMDLTTLNNSSNEDAAHAFMQCCVSERWVERMVNSRPFADIEALNSAADSNWKNLDDADYLQAFEGHPMIGDVSTLRAKYANTKELASGEQSSVNQATEDVIQALAAGNKAYFEKNGFIFIVCATGKSAAEMLALLEARLPNDSATEIVNAAEEQRKITRIRIEKML; from the coding sequence ATGGCTATGGATTTAACCACGCTAAATAACAGCTCAAATGAAGATGCAGCACATGCTTTTATGCAGTGCTGCGTCAGCGAGCGCTGGGTCGAACGGATGGTTAACAGCCGCCCCTTTGCCGATATCGAGGCGCTGAACAGCGCCGCCGACAGCAACTGGAAAAACCTCGACGACGCTGATTATCTGCAGGCCTTCGAAGGCCACCCGATGATTGGTGACGTGTCGACACTGCGCGCCAAGTACGCCAATACCAAAGAGCTGGCCAGCGGCGAACAGTCCAGCGTTAACCAGGCAACAGAAGATGTCATCCAAGCGTTAGCCGCTGGTAACAAGGCCTATTTTGAAAAAAATGGTTTTATCTTTATTGTCTGCGCCACCGGTAAATCGGCAGCCGAAATGCTGGCACTGTTAGAGGCGAGATTACCCAACGACAGCGCCACAGAAATCGTTAACGCCGCCGAAGAGCAACGTAAAATCACCCGTATTCGTATCGAGAAAATGCTATGA
- the allB gene encoding allantoinase AllB yields the protein MNQTKTALRSRRVITPSGEIAATVIVDNGKITAIEAYDFDVDEGIDLGDKVLMPGLVDTHVHINEPGRTDWEGFDTATHAACAGGITTLVDMPLNCSPVTTTAAALEIKLNEVADGKKLWVDCGFWGGITKDNLDDLEELIDAGILGAKSFTCHSGLDEFPNVEEADLKHAMRIMAKAQLPYLVHAEMDGDPEALITNEYNTFLASRPKSLENNAIEMVIRVMQQIKAEGLEPIAHIVHLSSADALPLIRQAQQQGIRLTAETCPHYLTLFSETIPDGKTVFKCCPPIREDSNRQLLWQAISDGTISKVVSDHSPCTPQLKHIDDGDLSAAWGGISALQFGLPLIWSEGEARGFSLVDIAQLMSTQPAIFASMSHLKGSIEVGKQADFCVFDPDAEYTVSTDMIKHKHKISPYVGKTVKGRIEQTWLRGACIYQHDEYLGSASGQHLLKGQF from the coding sequence GTGAATCAGACTAAGACCGCCTTACGCAGCCGACGCGTTATTACCCCCTCCGGCGAAATTGCCGCCACTGTCATTGTCGATAACGGTAAGATCACCGCCATCGAAGCCTACGACTTTGACGTCGACGAGGGTATTGATCTCGGCGACAAGGTACTAATGCCGGGTTTGGTCGACACCCACGTTCACATCAATGAACCGGGACGCACCGATTGGGAAGGTTTTGATACTGCCACCCACGCCGCCTGCGCTGGCGGTATTACCACGCTGGTCGATATGCCACTCAATTGCAGCCCGGTAACCACCACTGCAGCAGCACTTGAGATTAAATTAAACGAGGTCGCCGACGGCAAAAAACTGTGGGTAGACTGTGGTTTCTGGGGCGGTATTACCAAGGATAATCTCGACGATTTAGAAGAGTTGATCGACGCCGGTATTCTCGGCGCCAAATCCTTTACCTGTCACTCAGGTCTCGATGAATTTCCCAACGTCGAAGAAGCCGACCTCAAACACGCCATGCGTATTATGGCCAAGGCTCAACTTCCCTATCTGGTACACGCGGAAATGGACGGCGATCCTGAAGCCCTCATTACCAACGAGTACAATACCTTTTTGGCATCGCGACCAAAATCGCTGGAGAACAATGCGATTGAGATGGTGATCCGTGTTATGCAGCAGATCAAGGCAGAAGGTCTGGAGCCGATTGCCCATATCGTGCATTTATCGAGCGCCGATGCACTGCCACTGATACGTCAGGCTCAGCAACAGGGCATCCGCCTTACGGCAGAGACCTGCCCACACTATTTAACGCTGTTCAGCGAAACCATCCCCGATGGCAAAACCGTGTTTAAATGCTGCCCACCGATTCGCGAGGACAGCAACCGTCAGTTGTTATGGCAGGCCATCAGCGACGGCACCATCAGTAAGGTGGTTTCGGATCACTCACCCTGCACGCCGCAACTCAAGCACATCGATGACGGTGATTTAAGTGCCGCCTGGGGTGGCATTTCCGCCCTGCAATTCGGCTTACCGCTGATTTGGAGCGAGGGTGAGGCTCGAGGCTTCAGCCTGGTGGATATCGCACAATTAATGAGTACACAGCCGGCAATTTTTGCCAGCATGTCACACCTCAAAGGCAGTATTGAAGTGGGCAAGCAAGCCGACTTCTGCGTCTTCGACCCCGATGCCGAATACACCGTCAGCACCGATATGATTAAGCACAAACACAAAATTTCACCCTATGTTGGCAAGACCGTCAAAGGGCGTATTGAACAGACTTGGCTACGCGGCGCCTGTATTTACCAGCACGACGAATACCTTGGCAGCGCCAGTGGTCAGCACCTGTTAAAAGGTCAATTTTAA
- the xdhA gene encoding xanthine dehydrogenase small subunit — MIRFLLNNQPQEIEHCDPNMTVLEYLRDELNDTATKEGCASGDCGACTVAFVELVNGELKYRTANSCITFVGNLHGKQLITAAHLKEDQQLHPVQQAMVDQHGSQCGFCTPGIVMSLFALEKRSDSYNRADTLEALSGNLCRCTGYRPIMDAAVQMYEPSADDQFVRNQEHTKKQLSKIANDSAELIELSNGNNHYYAPATLQQALELVRDHPKARLVCGGTDLALEVTQQLKEIPLMIDLSRTAELNSITVDEQQIVIGAARSIDSSVETIKQHYPEFAEMLGRFAAKQVRQQGSFGGNVGNASPIGDIPPVLLALNATLTLKSASDCRDVPTDEFFTGYRQTVLQPNELIAHINIPLPTANSHCKVYKISKRQDDDISAVLAAFNFTIDDNNIVTDARLGFGGMAATPKRATATEQALIGQPFTQASIDSAQTKIADDFQPLSDMRATSDYRLEVSRNLLQKAFVEIALAAKGDNSNTFFVDATQTRICSHA, encoded by the coding sequence GTGATTCGTTTTTTACTGAACAACCAGCCGCAGGAGATAGAGCACTGCGACCCCAATATGACGGTACTGGAATATCTGCGCGATGAGCTCAATGACACCGCCACCAAGGAAGGCTGTGCCTCTGGTGACTGTGGAGCCTGTACGGTGGCCTTTGTCGAGCTTGTTAATGGCGAGTTGAAGTACCGCACCGCCAACAGCTGCATCACCTTCGTCGGCAACCTACACGGCAAGCAACTGATTACTGCCGCCCACTTAAAAGAAGACCAACAGCTTCACCCTGTTCAACAGGCGATGGTTGATCAACACGGCTCCCAATGCGGTTTTTGTACCCCCGGCATTGTCATGAGTTTGTTCGCATTAGAGAAGCGCAGCGATAGCTATAACCGCGCCGACACCCTGGAAGCACTCTCAGGCAACCTCTGTCGCTGTACAGGCTACCGTCCTATCATGGACGCAGCGGTGCAAATGTATGAGCCCAGTGCAGACGACCAGTTTGTACGCAACCAAGAACACACGAAAAAACAGCTGAGCAAGATTGCCAATGACAGCGCCGAGCTTATCGAGCTCAGCAATGGCAACAACCATTACTATGCCCCGGCAACATTACAACAAGCACTCGAACTTGTTCGCGACCACCCCAAGGCGAGGCTTGTCTGCGGTGGTACCGACCTGGCGCTGGAAGTCACTCAGCAACTAAAAGAAATCCCGCTGATGATCGACCTTTCCCGCACCGCCGAATTGAATAGCATCACCGTCGATGAACAACAGATTGTGATCGGTGCTGCCCGCAGTATTGACAGCAGTGTTGAGACGATTAAACAGCACTATCCTGAGTTTGCCGAGATGCTGGGGCGCTTTGCCGCCAAGCAAGTTCGCCAACAGGGCAGCTTTGGCGGCAACGTCGGTAACGCGTCTCCGATTGGAGACATCCCCCCCGTGTTACTGGCGCTGAACGCCACCCTAACTCTCAAGTCGGCCAGCGATTGTCGCGACGTGCCGACGGATGAGTTCTTTACCGGCTACCGCCAAACAGTACTGCAGCCAAATGAGTTAATCGCTCACATCAACATTCCGCTGCCGACGGCCAATAGCCACTGCAAGGTTTATAAAATTTCGAAACGTCAAGACGATGATATCTCCGCTGTCTTGGCCGCCTTCAATTTCACCATCGACGATAACAATATTGTGACCGATGCTCGCTTGGGCTTTGGCGGCATGGCGGCGACGCCAAAGCGTGCCACCGCAACCGAACAGGCACTGATTGGGCAGCCGTTCACTCAGGCCTCCATCGACAGCGCCCAGACTAAAATTGCAGACGACTTCCAGCCACTTAGCGACATGCGTGCGACCAGCGATTACCGCTTAGAAGTCAGCCGTAACCTGCTGCAGAAAGCCTTCGTCGAAATCGCTCTTGCCGCCAAGGGCGACAACAGCAACACCTTCTTTGTTGACGCCACTCAGACCAGGATTTGCAGCCATGCGTAG